From one Pseudomonas fluorescens genomic stretch:
- a CDS encoding paraquat-inducible protein A: MRAIDAGILVCGECHELNRQEPGSDAQTCTRCGAVVHARRPNSLVRTWALLITSAILYIPANVLPIMTVSALGQGSPDTIMSGVITLMKHGMLPIAAVVFIASILVPTFKLVGIALLLYSVQRHQPLSARQRILMYRFIEFIGRWSMLDIFVIAILVAVVNFGRIASVEANLGAVAFASVVILTMLAAVTFDPRLIWDNTESDDDHE, translated from the coding sequence ATGCGTGCGATTGATGCTGGGATTCTGGTTTGTGGCGAATGCCATGAACTGAATCGCCAGGAGCCGGGCAGTGATGCGCAAACCTGCACCCGCTGTGGCGCAGTGGTACACGCGCGGCGGCCAAACAGCCTGGTGCGAACCTGGGCGTTGCTGATCACTTCGGCAATCTTGTATATCCCGGCCAACGTGCTGCCGATCATGACGGTCAGCGCTCTGGGGCAGGGTAGCCCGGACACGATCATGTCCGGTGTGATCACCCTTATGAAGCACGGCATGCTGCCGATCGCCGCCGTGGTGTTCATCGCCAGTATCCTGGTGCCGACCTTCAAGCTGGTGGGCATTGCCCTGCTGCTCTATTCGGTGCAGCGCCACCAACCGTTGTCAGCCCGGCAACGGATCCTGATGTACCGCTTCATCGAATTCATCGGACGCTGGTCGATGCTGGATATTTTCGTGATCGCCATTCTGGTGGCGGTGGTGAATTTCGGCAGGATCGCCAGTGTCGAAGCCAATCTGGGCGCCGTCGCCTTCGCCAGTGTGGTGATTCTGACGATGCTCGCTGCAGTAACCTTCGATCCCCGACTGATTTGGGATAACACGGAGTCGGATGACGACCATGAGTGA
- a CDS encoding paraquat-inducible protein A, whose protein sequence is MSEPADPHQLADLPLEDLVACHECDLLMRKPVLKQDEKAHCPRCGYELYAHRHNVVQRSLALVLAALLLYVPANFLPIMQLHLLGQSSDDTVWSGVVGLYNTGMRGVAVVVFLCSMAIPLLKLLCQLAVLLSIRLNIGRSYGLLLYRIYHHLRDWGMLEVYFMGVLVAMVKLVDLAELSLGLGLVCFISLLLVQVWLEVVMSPHQIWSALSGEDLHACD, encoded by the coding sequence ATGTCAGAACCTGCCGACCCCCATCAGCTCGCCGACCTGCCACTGGAAGACCTGGTGGCCTGTCACGAATGCGACCTGCTGATGCGCAAGCCTGTGCTCAAGCAGGACGAAAAGGCCCACTGCCCACGCTGTGGCTACGAGCTCTACGCCCATCGGCACAATGTGGTCCAGCGCAGCCTGGCCCTGGTGCTGGCAGCCTTGCTGCTCTATGTGCCCGCCAACTTCCTGCCGATCATGCAATTGCATCTACTTGGTCAAAGCTCCGACGACACCGTCTGGAGCGGCGTGGTCGGGCTGTACAACACTGGCATGCGCGGCGTGGCGGTGGTGGTGTTTCTCTGCAGCATGGCCATACCTCTGCTCAAGCTGCTGTGCCAGCTGGCAGTGTTGCTGAGCATTCGCCTGAACATCGGCCGCAGTTACGGTTTGTTGCTCTATCGGATTTATCACCATCTGCGCGATTGGGGCATGCTCGAGGTTTACTTCATGGGCGTGCTGGTGGCGATGGTCAAACTGGTTGACCTGGCGGAGCTGAGCCTCGGCCTGGGTCTGGTCTGCTTTATCAGTTTGTTGTTGGTGCAGGTGTGGCTGGAGGTGGTGATGTCGCCCCACCAGATATGGAGTGCTTTGTCGGGGGAAGACCTGCATGCGTGCGATTGA